A DNA window from Ictalurus punctatus breed USDA103 chromosome 11, Coco_2.0, whole genome shotgun sequence contains the following coding sequences:
- the LOC108271592 gene encoding neurexophilin-2 has product MRLLAWSFLILNQWILRKVHGLEKQVGKSLDYLELGTAGSVLKPLPYGGAGGGGIGAGGGVKPPFQTSRIFSSMDHTPMKPKPPTFGLPNPYDWARNQSHLLDQTGYHSKRKPPLKTAMKTKKIFGWGDFYFSVKTLKFNLLVTGKIVDHVNGTFTVYFRHNSSSLSNVSVSIVPPSKVVEFEVVQQQSTLHQPEIQFHQPHQSTIDPKDIKTFNCRVEYEKTNRSKKPKPCLYDPSQTCFTEHTQSNAAWLCAKPFKVICIFISFFSIDYKLVQKVCPDYNFQSEQPYFG; this is encoded by the coding sequence GTTCATGGCCTGGAAAAGCAGGTTGGGAAATCTTTGGATTACCTGGAGCTAGGCACAGCAGGGTCTGTCTTGAAGCCCCTTCCTTATGGTGGAGCTGGAGGAGGGGGCATAGGGGCAGGTGGAGGAGTTAAACCCCCATTCCAGACCTCCAGGATATTCTCCTCTATGGACCACACACCTATGAAACCCAAGCCACCCACCTTTGGCTTACCGAACCCATATGATTGGGCCAGGAACCAGTCACATCTCCTGGATCAGACAGGCTACCACTCCAAGCGCAAACCTCCCCTCAAAACTGCCATGAAGACCAAGAAAATCTTTGGCTGGGGCGACTTCTACTTCAGCGTCAAGACCCTAAAGTTTAACCTGCTGGTGACAGGCAAGATTGTGGACCATGTCAATGGCACATTCACTGTCTACTTCCGCCACAACTCGTCGAGCCTCAGCAATGTCTCTGTCAGCATCGTCCCACCATCAAAGGTAGTGGAGTTTGAGGTGGTTCAGCAGCAGAGTACCCTCCATCAGCCAGAGATCCAGTTTCACCAGCCTCATCAGTCAACCATTGATCCCAAAGACATCAAGACCTTCAACTGTCGTGTAGAGTATGAGAAGACCAACCGCTCTAAGAAGCCCAAACCATGTCTGTACGACCCATCTCAGACCTGCTTCACCGAGCACACCCAATCCAATGCCGCCTGGCTCTGTGCCAAGCCCTTCAAAGTCATCTGCATCTTCATCTCCTTTTTCAGCATCGACTACAAGCTTGTGCAGAAGGTCTGTCCAGACTACAATTTTCAGAGTGAACAACCTTACTTTGGATGA